AAATCTGAAATTTTCAACAACACCAACAAAACCTTGGTGATTAACACTAACAAGTTTATCTAAAAATTCGCGGCTTACAATTTTTACTTTTTGATTTAAAAAAATTATATCTGTTATAGGCTTTAAAAGGTAAATTTCCTTAAAAACATACCCATTTTTGATTGCGTCAACTAATGAATTTTTGCCACAAACATATTTAACCATACTTTTTATCTTTCGAAAGCAACATAGAAAAAATTATGAATTTTGAAACATTTTTCATAATTCTTCGCGAATTTTATTGGCTTGATCAGATTTCCCTTCATCGTTTAATTGCTTTCAGATTTTAATTTTTTTCAAACTTTCTGGCTTTAAAATCTTTTTTGTGAAATTAAATCTTAATTTTGTGAAAATATTTCTTAGAATAGCAGTTTCTTTTTGTTTTATTAATTCCGAAATTAAAAAGTTGGCCTTTGCGAATTTGCCTTCAACAAACAAATCAAGAACTGCAGAAGATTTTTCTATGTCCGCATTTTTCGTATCAAAATATCAATCAAAAAAAACTTTTTCATATTTTTCAATTATTTTCTTATGATTTTTAATTATTTCATCAGTTAAATTAATTGGCGCTGTCGGGTTTATTGACAAAAAAATATTTCTGATAATATCAGGATTATATTTTTTTGCAAAATCTTTTGCTAGTATTACATTTTGTAATGACTTTGCCATTTTTTTTCCATTAAGATTCACAATCCCTACACGAAATCAATTTTTGGAAATTGGATTTTGTGAAAGCGCAAAATGTTGGGCATTCTCATTTTCGTGATGCGGAAAAATTAAATCAACACCACCTCCGTGCAAATCAAGCGAATTCTCACCAAAATAATCATAAATAAGAGCTGCGCATTCTGTGTGTCAACCAGGTCTTCCAAAGCCAAAAGGCGATGCAAAAGTTAAGCCTTTTTTTGTTATTTTCCACAAAACAAAATCATTATTTGATTTTGTATTTTTATTATTTTTTTGCATCAATAATTCTTTTTTTTGCCCAGAAATGATTCCGTAGTTTGAGATTTTGCTTGTATTAAATACTAAATCATTATTTTCGTTATAGTATGTAAAACCTTTTTTTTCTAAAATGGTAATATATTTAATAATTTCTTCCATTTTTTGTGTCACCTTGACAATTTTTGTTGGTTTTTTTATATTAAAAATTTTAAGAATTTCTAAATATTGTCTAGCATATTTTTCGGTTAACTCATGCTCAGAAATGCGTAATTCTAAGGATTTTTCAATAATTTTATCGTCAATATCGGTGATATTATGCAAAAAATTTATTCTAACGCTTTTATCTTTTTCTAAATATTCAAAAATAGCATCAAAAATAATTATCCCACGCAAATTTCCAACGTGAATATCGTCATAAACTGTCGGCCCGCAAAGATAAACACTCATGCTTTTTTTAATTAAGTTCATAATTATTTAGTTTTTTTATTAGTTCCTTATAATTTGAAATAATTTTACCAACTTTTTCTCAAAAAAGTTTATTATGCTTACTAAAAAAGTGATGAATAAGTTCATGCACAATGACATAATCTATGATTTCTTTGGAAAAAGGCAGTAAAAAATAACTATAATGAATTTTTTTACGATGATAATTTGTTCCTCAGGAAGTGTTTTTGCGAGATACTTTGATTTCATATTTAGGAGTGTCTAAAATTTTAGACCAATGATTTGTTCTCTTTTTTAAATATTCAGAAAAAAAATTGTATAAAGCTTTTTCTATTCGTTTTTCTATATTTCTTACTCTTGGTAGTGAAAAAACTAAATTCTCAGCTTGCAAAAAAAGTTTATTTTGTGTTTTTACTAAATTATAATAGTATTTTTTCCCAAAAAGGTAAAAACTTGACTCAAAAAAGTTAATTATTGCCCGTTTTGGTAGAATTTTAATTACTTTTTGAAAAAAACTAGAATTTTTGACTATATTAACTAATTCCTCTTCTTTTATAAGTGGGCTTGAACGAACAAGAATGAAATCATCGACCATTTTTACTATAATACGAGAGATTTTAGTTGTATAATCGACAAAAATTGAATAAAACTTACCATCAAATTCAATATTTAGCTTTTTATATTTGGTTTTCATTTTTAGTTATTTTTACTTCAATAACATTAGAATTTTTGGCGATTATTTCAAATTCTAAGTTGTAGCTAGGCGAATTAAAATAAATTTTGGTCCCTAAAATAAGTTTCTTTTTAGGGTTTTGTGCCAAAAGTCATCGATTTAAATTTTTAAAACTAGTAGGCAAATCAATTTTCAGTGCCTTATTTATTGTTCTGATATTTGTTTGGCCTTTTGTTGTTATTTGGTTTGGATTAATCTGATAAAAATCTAGATTATCACGGTAGTCATATTCATCATAAATTGGTCCAAATAAACATTCGAGAATATCCTCAAAAGTAATAATTCCAATAACTTTTTTATTTTTTTCCGATTCAATTACAAAACCAAGGTGAGATTTTGCTTTTTTTAAAATTTCGTAGTTTGTTTTAATTAAATTATTAGCTAAAAGTAAAGGAGCTTCGATTATATAATCATTAATATCAAATTTGTCAAGGTGCAAAATGTCTTTTGAGAGCAAAATTCCGATAAAATTATCATCCTTTCAGACAGGAATTCGGGAAAAATTGTGGTCAATTATAACATTTTTTATTGAATCAAGACTATCGGCATAATCGACATAAACAACATCTTTTAATTTTGTAAAATGTTTTGCGGTTTTAAAAGAGTCAAATTCAAGTGCGCGAATTGCTAAATCCGATTCGTCTTTTTCTAGAACCTCTTCTCGTTGAGCTTGCAAAATAATTTTTTTGAGTTCATTTTCTGTATTTGTTATGTTTATCTTTTTTACAAATTTAGTCATCAAAGTTGCGAGCGGATACAAAAAATAATAAAAAAATGCAATAAAAAATCAAAAGCATTTTAGAAATAAAATCGGCTTTTTCCGTCCAAAAATTTTGGGATAAATTTCGCCAAAAATAATTAAAGGAGGTGTTGTGCTAGCAATTGAAATTAAAATTTGCAGTGATTCATTAATAGGCAAACTGGAAAAAAAAGTGGAAATTATAATAGAAATTCCTATATTTACAATATTATTTCAAATTAGAATAATGGTTAGAGTCTTTTCATAATTATCATAATATTTTAAAATTTGTTTCTTTCCTCAAAATGAATTTGCAATATTTTCATCAACTTTTACCCGACTTGTTGCTGTAAACACAGTTTCGCTGGCGGAAAAAATTGCTGAAATAAAAAATAAAAAAATTAAAACAACCGATAAAACTACAAAATACAAAGCCATTATTCATCCAATCCTAAATTATCAACATCTTTTTTGTTATATGAATAATCTAAAATAGCGGGGCTAAATTTTCCAAACTCAGGAAAGAAATCAAAAAATAGCGTTCCTATTGGTCCGTTTCGATGTTTTGCAATAATTAATTTTGTATTAGGGCCTGTTTTTTCTTCATGTTGTTCAGATTTTTTATGATAGTAATTATCGCGATGCAAAAAAGCAACAATATCAGCGTCTTGCTCAATTGCTCCAGATTCTCGCAAATCTGAAAGTAGCGGTATTTTATCTTCCCGTCGTTCCACATTTCTTGAGAGTTGGGAAAGCGCTAAAATTGGTGTTTCAACTTCTCTTGCTAGTTGCTTTAATCTTCGGGAAATAATTGAAACTTCAACTTGGCGGTTATAATTTTGATTTTTCATAGTTGAATTAATTAACTGCAAATAATCAAAAATAATCAAATCGTACTTTTGGTTATTACGGTATCTTTTTTGAACTTGCCAATAAATATCATCAATATTTATTGAACCTGAGTCATTAATAATTAATTTGCATTTTTTAATACGTTTTTCAATCGCGTTTTCAATTGCTTTAAGATCTTCAGGTTTTAAATTTTTTGGCATTTTAAACTTTATAGATTCAACCCCTGAAATTAAAGCAAGAAGTCTTGTAACTAAATCAGAATTGGACATTTCTAGAGCAAAAAATAAAACAGATTTGCCACTTTCACAAACATTTCATGCAAGATTTAATGCAAAAGCTGTTTTTCCGACAGAAGGCCGAGCCGCAAGCACTGTTAAATCTCCTTTTTGGAAGCCGGAAGTTATAAGATCTAAATTATCATAACCTGTCGAAATTCCTTTAATTGTATTTTTATTTGTGCGTAATTCCGTTAAATATTGAAAAATTTGAAGGGCAACCTCGTAAATTGAAATATATGTTTCATTTGTAGTATTAAAATTCAAAAGATTGATTTTATGAAGTATTTCTGAGGTGATTTCCTGAGAAAATTTTGAGCTCGAATTTAGTTCCTTTGCCGATTCATCAACTATTTTTTTTAGCTCCCGCAACATTTTTTTCTCATTTAAAATTCTTAAATGCCCTGTAATTTCGGTGGGCAGAGAAAAATCGCTATTATATAAAGAAGCAATATAAGCCCTTCCACCAATTTCGGATAATTTTCTCGAATTTTCTAGCTCCTGAAGAATTAAACTAACCTCAGGTTCCCTTGTTTGATTTGCAACTTTTTTTATTGCTTTCGCGATTTCAGCTAAATTTTTAACACTAAAATCATTAGGGTTAATTACATCAATAAAATTAATAATTTTATCTGGATTTGAAAGCAAAAAAGAAATTATAAATGATTCTATTTCAGGAGAAGTATATCGTGAATTATTCATCTTTAATAACATTTATTTTTAGTTTGGCAACAATATTAGAGCTTAATTTTATGTTTATGAAACTAGTACCAAAAGTTTGAATTCCACTAGTTTGAATAGTTTGTTTATCAACAAAAATTCCTTTATTTTCCAGCTCTTTTTTGATTTTTTTAGCAGATATTGCCCCATGGGCAAAATTGTTTGTCCCTTTTAGTTTAAACCATAGCACAATATTTTCAATTTCATTTTTTAGTTGTATTTCTTGATCCTTCTTATTTTTATACTCTTCGGCGATTTTTTGTTTTCGTTGGTTTAAAAGCCTTTCTGTTCTTGAATTGAAAGGTTCAGCTAAATTATTTTTGAACAAAAAATTGGTTGCATAGCCTGGTGACACCTCAACAATTGTGTTCGCTTTCCCGGCTTTTGTGTCCTTAATTAGGATTACTTTCATATTCTCTCCTTTTAATTGCTTGTTTTATATTCTCAACAAACTCAGAAAATGTCTCAACAGTTGAATAAGCTGCTGCTGATGTATAATTCCCCCCGCCACCAACTTGTTCTGCAATGTATTGAACATTAACGTTTTCAAGACTTCTTGCTGACATTTTATAATTTTTTTGTTGGGGTAGTTTAGCAACAACAAAGGCTGCTTGGCGATTTTTTACTGTTAAAATTTGCTCACAGGCAATTGAAACAAGATCAGTATCAATTTCACGATCTAAACTTGAAAGAAAAAAACCTTGCTTAATTTCGGTTGCATTTTCTAAAATTTCTTTTATTATTTTCGATTCATTTTCTGTTAATTTGAGAAATTCGGCTGTTTTTGTAGTTTTTGCGCCTCAACGGACAAGCGCAGAAACGGCGGCAAAAGTGGAAGAACTTACTGTTTTTCGCAATTGCGCAGAATCAACATACAGACCATTTAATAAAATTTGTGCTCATTCTTGGTCAATTGTCAAATCCGAATGAAAAGTTAAAAGAATTAAATTCGTTATAATTTCACAAGTCGAAGAAGAAGAAACATCAATATAATCGTGAATTAGCTCTAAAAGTCCTTGCATTTTTGAATTAATTCCGTGATGGTCAAAAATAAAAACATTTTCTAAGTTAATATGGTCAAAAGCTCTTGAATTTTCGATCCTTTCAACATCAGAGACATCAACTAAAATGGCAAGGCAAGTATCATTATTCTTTGAAGCCAACGTAATTTTTGAAGCCAAAGCCGGAGAAATAAATATTTCTTTTTTTATTTTAAAGTCAGCTTGCGATAAAAAACGAGTTGTTGTTGGATCAAAAGTCCGGTTTTGGATATAAAAATTTATTTTTTTTTTGTAAATAACCTCCGCATATCTTTTTAAAAAATTACCTAAAACATAGGCAGAACCAAAGGAATCAAGATCAGAATTAATATGCCCATATATAATGATGTTGTTAATTTTCACTAATTTTTCGACTAAAATCCGGGAAATACGCTTTAATTTTACAAGCGAGTGATGGCTAAGCGATTCACTATAAGATCCATATGAAAAGGGTTTTTTGCCGTAAGGATAAATTGAAACCTGATTTCCACCACGTGTTTTTGAAAAAATTAGCGCCTCATTTGCGAGCCTTTTTATCTCAACCAAGTTTGTAGTGCCAATTCCAAAACCAACTGAAAACCAAACTTCTGTTGTTTTATCAATTTTTATACTTGCATCACGGAAAATGTAGAAATGATTTTTTTGCCAAATTGTAAAAGTTTCATAATGTAAAACTAACATAATTCTACCATCAGCATATTCTTTGTATAAAAAGCCGTATTTTTGTGCTAGTTTCTCAAAAAAATCATTGATGAAAATTTTTATTTTTGGATAGTCTTGGTCACTGCTTCGAAAATTTGAAGACACAAGATTGTCAACTTCAACTTCAGCAAAAACAAGTGAATTATTTTCATAACCTTGCGAAATAGACTTAAAAAGTGTGATGTCACGATATGAAATTCAGTATGCATATTTATTAAAATTTATTTCAAATCAATTATTTCCTCTTTTAATTTCGAATTTTGGGGGAATATCTTCTGCTTTTTTGTACTGAGGAAATAAATAAAAAATGTCGCGGTTAACAAGTCTTTCAGGATATAAATTTTTAACATATTTTGAGACTTTAACAATTTTATAAGTGGATGATAAATTAATAATTCCAAGGTTATTTTCCTCGTTTATAAGGTCGAATTTCTGGTAATAAAAGTGATTTTGTTTTAAGATAAACTGATAAAAAACAATTATCCCAATTGTTAAAGAAATGACAAAAATAACAAAAATCGAAACTGCAATACTAAAAAAAAGGTAAAAATCAAAGTTATCATAATAAATAACTTTCAATAACAAAGTTAGAATTTCAGCCAAAAAACTTAAAAATGATATCGTGAATGGAAATAAAAATTTTTTCATGGTTTAGATACTTTTTACAATAAAGTTTAGTATTTTTTTGGGTATAAAAATCACTTTGCTAATTTGCATGCCATTCAAATATTTACGTATTTTACAGTCTTTTTTTGCTATTTCAATAATTTCGTCTTTGCTTTTAGCCTCGTTTAATTCTAAAATTGCACGGTTTTTCCCATTAACTGAAACTGGTAAATTATAAGTATACTTCACAATTTTGCTTTTATCAAATTGTGGTCAGCTTTGTAAATTTAATGGCTTTTCTCCTAATTTTTCTAACAACTCCTCAGCTATATGTGGTGCAAAAACTGAGAAAATTATTAAAAAATCTGTTAAATATTTTTTAGAAGGTATTTTTTGCTTTTTGTTTAAAAAATTAATGTAAGCCATTAATTTTGAAATTGCCACATTAAATTTAAAACTTTCAATTAAAGCTGTTATTTCAAAAACAAAATTATTAAAAAAATACGTAAATTCATGGTCTTTTTCAAGAGATTCTTCGATTTCATAATCTGTTAAAATAGTTCTAATCACTCTTTGAATTCAGTTATAAATTGATTTTAGCCCATTTTCATCTCAAATCCGGTTTTCACTAATTGGTCCCATAAACATCAAAAAAAGTCTAACAGAATCAGCGCCGTATTCTTCAATAACTTGACTTGGATTTATTACATTTCCTTTGGATTTAGACATTTTTTGGCCATCAGGACCTAGCAACATTCCTTGGTGAATAATTTTTTTAAAAGGCTCAGAATTAGGAACAACTCCTGCTTCAAATAAAACTTTATGTCAAAAACGGGAATAAATTAAATGTCCAACAGCATGTTCTTGACCGCCAATATAAAGGTCAACTGGAAGTCATTTTTGGAATTTTTCGAATGCTGGTTTTGTATTTAATTTTAAATATTTGTCTTTTTCTTTTAAAATGAATGCTAAATAATATCAAGAGCTTCCGGCTCATTGTGGCATTGTGTTTGTTTCACGACGGTAAGTTTTCCCATCTTTTTCAAAAAAAACCCAGTCTTTTATTGAAGCAAGTGGGGATTGCATGTCTCCTGAAGGAGTTATTTTATCTTTGTATGGGAGCTTAACTATTTTTTCTTCAAGGTAAATTTTTCCTGTTTCATCAAAATAAACTGGAAAGGGTTCGCCTCAATAGCGCTGACGAGAAAAAACTCAATCTTTTAATCGAAAAGTTATACTTTTTTCAGCTAAGTTCATTGATTTTAACTTTTCAAAAATTAAATTTTTAGCTTTCTCACTATTTTTGCCGTTAAACTCAGCAGAATTTATTAACAAATTTTCAGAATTTATCACACTAATATAGTTGATTTTGAAAATTCGTGCAAATTCTAAGTCGTTTAAATTGTGTGCTGGAACCCCCATAATTGCTGAACTAGCATAATCATTTATAACATAATTTGCAATATAAATCGGAATTTTACACGAATTTAAAGGATGTTTTACATATAAGTTGGTAAAAATTCCTGTTGTTTTGCTTTGTAATTTGGGACTTAAAAAACTGTTTCGCTTAATAAATTGACTAATTTCAGCGTTTTTCTTTGCAAGTTCTTGCGCAAAACTGTGCAAAGGAGAAATTGCAAGGAAACTAACACCGTAAAAAGTCTCAATTCTTGTGGTAAAAATTTCAAGAAACCCTTCTTTGTTTTTAAAGGGAAATTTAACTTTTCATCCTTCGGATTTGCCGATTCATTTTCTTTGAAGAGTTTTAAGAGAATCTGGAAAACTGACATCATCAAGCCCATCTAACAATTTCTGTGCATATTCAGTTATTTTTAAAACCCATTGTTTCATTTTCTTTAAAACAACAGGAAAATTTCCTCTTTCACTAACAAAATTACCGTTTTTGTCTCTTTTTAGTTCCTCGTTTGCTAAAACAGTCCCTAATTCAGGGCACCAATTTACTTCGACATCACGAATTTCGGCTAAATTTGCTTTATATAAAAGTTTAAAAATTCACTGAGTTTGCTCATAAAACTCTGGATCTGAAGTATTAACTTCCTTATTTCAGTCATAAGAAAATCCAAAAGAAATTATCTGTTTTTTAAAATTTTTAATATTTTTCTTTGTAAAACCACCTGGATGATTTCCCGTTTTTATCGCATATTGTTCTGCCGGCAAGCCAAAAGCGTCTCAACCCATCGGATGCAGAACATCAAAACCGTTTAAACGTTTAAATCTTGCAACAATATCAGAAGCTGTATAACCAATCGGATGGCCTAAATGAAGCCCAGATGCTGAAGGATAGGGAAACATATCGAGAATATAGAACTTTTTTTTAGATGAATCGGTAGTCTGAAAAACGTTATTTTTATACCAGTAATTTTGTCACTTTTTTTCAATGATTCGGTGGTCAAGCATAATAAATAAATATAAATTATAATACAAAGCTTAAAAAATAAAAGCGAAATCAACAGTTAAATCTAACTTTTAGTAAAAAGTAGAAAAATTTAGGAATTCTTCTATGCAAATTCCTAAATTTGAAAGCAAAATACTGAAAAATAAAGGTTTTTTATGTTAGAATTTTTACTATTATTTTTTTAAAAAGTGATTAAATATCAAATGTTTGTGAAAAAAGAATTTAAAAAATTCAAATTAAATGCAAAATATAAACCAAATGGCGATCAACCTAAAGCGATTAAAAGTTTGATTGAAGGCATTAAAAGTGGAAAAAAATCACAGATTTTAATGGGGGTAACAGGATCTGGAAAAACTTTTACAATGGCAAATGTAATTGCCCATTTTAACAAACCAGTAATAATTTTGTCTCATAATAAAACTTTAGCATCGCAATTATATACTGAATTTAAGGAATTTTTCCCGGAAAATCGTGTCGAATTTTACATTTCATACTTTGATTTTTATAGACCAGAAGCATATTTGCCAACAAAAGATGTTTATTTAGAAAAAACTAGTAAGACAAATTTTGACCTTGAAACAATGAGAATGGCGGCCCTAAATGCTTTAATGATGCGAAATGATACAATAGTTATTGCCTCAGTTGCTGCAATTTATGGAACAATTAATCCCGATGAATATCAAGATAATTTTTTGGTTTTAGAGATAAATCAAGAAATTAAACCAAGCGAATTAGCTCTAAAACTTGCTAGAATCATGTATGAAAATAACAGTTTAGAACAAAAACCTGGTGTTTTTTCTCTTAAAGGTGAAATTTTAGAAATTTTTCCCGCCTGAAATGATACTTTCAAAATTAGAATTGAATTTTTTGGAAACCTGATTGAAGCGATTAACACCATCCACCCAATTTCAAAAAAAATAATAAAATCCTATAATTCTTATATAATTTATCCTGCCAGCGCTTATAGTGTCAAAAAAAATATCATTGACCACGCAATCAAAACTATCAAGGTTGAACTTGAAGAACAACTTGAATTTTTCGAAAAAAATAACAAACTAGTAGAAAAACAAAGACTAAAAGAGCGAGTAAATAACGATATTGACTCTCTTAGCGAATTTGGAATCTGCTCAGGAATTGAAAATTATGCACGTCACATTGACGGACGTCAAAAAGGAGAAAAACCTTTTTGTTTGCTTGATTATCTACCAAAAGATGGACTGATTTTTATCGACGAGTCTCATATTATGGTCGCCCAAATTCGCGGAATGTATGAAGGTGATCGTAGTCGCAAACAAAATCTTGTCGATTTTGGTTTTCGCCTTCCTTCGGCACTTGATAACCGTCCTTTAAAACTAAATGAATTTGAAAAATATTCACAATCTAAAATTTATGTTTCTGCGACCCCTGCAAATTATGAAATAGATAAAACCAACGGTGAAATTGTATCACAAATTATTAGGCCAACGGGACTAATTGATCCTGAAATAATAGTTGAAAAAACTGAAAACCAAATGGAGAAAATTTTCCAACTTTTACTAAAGCAAAAAGAAAAAAATGAACGTAGCCTCATTTTAACAACAACAAAAAGACTTGCTGAAGAAATTAGTAAGTATTTACAAGAACAAAAGGTACAAAAAGTTTATTATTTACACTCAGAAATGACTACTTTTGAACGCGATGAGGTAATAATCAAACTCCGAAAAGGAATTTATGATGCAATTGTTGGAATTAACTTACTCCGAGAAGGTGTTGATATTCCTGAAGTGTCGCTAATTTTTGTTCTTGAAGCTGATTTACCTTCTTTTTTAAGGTCGAAATCCTCACTAATCCAAATTATCGGACGAACCGCCCGAAATGATCACGGAAAAGTGATACTTTTTGCAGATAAAATTACTGATGTGATCGCAAAAGTGATTGAAGATAATAAAAACAAAAGGAGAATTCAAATAGAATATAATAAAAAAAATAACATTATCCCAAAAACAATAAAAAAACCAATTCCGGAAAGCATCAATCCAAACAGTTTAAACATCAGCAAGATTTTTCGTGAAAAACTGAATAACAAAAAAGAAATGGAATCTTATATCAAAATCTTAGAAAAGGAAATGAAAATTGCTGCTGATGAAAATCGTTTCGAAGAAGCAATTCAAATCCGTGATTTAATCGCAGAAATTAAGTTAAAAATAGAATAATTTTTTCAAATTTTTATTATGAAATTAGAAATTAAATTGACGAACAAAGTTAAAAATTCATTTTTATCTTTTAGTTTTAAAAATAAAAAAAAAATAAGAATAAAAATCCCTATTTTTATAGTATTTTTTAGAATAAAAACTTCAAAATATTTAAATTTTCGCTTGAGTGTTAATTTAAAATTGAAATATTTTAAAAATTTTTTGCTTTGACTTTCAAGTGAAAATTTGATAGCTAAAAATCAGGTTTTTCAAGAAAAAGTTGCCAAAAACAAAGTATTTTGTCTAAAACTTGCAAATAATTTACACATTTTACTTTGAAAATATGACTTTGAAAAGGCATTAATTTGCATTGAAAATAATGAAGACTTTACAAATTGATTTGATAAAAATTTCCGTGTTTTTGAGACTGAAATTGAAAAATATTCAAAACTTTTTCTATGCACAACAGATACAGTACCAGGAATTGGGAGTTTTTATGAAAACCTTGATTTTATGGCGCTTTTTGCAATCAAAAATCGAGACTTTTCAAAAAAAATTGTGACCTTAGTTGCAAATTTAGGGCAAATAAAACCACTAATTACAAAAAAAAATTATCAAAAATTAAAAAAGATTAGCAAAAACTTTTGACCTGGAGCAACTACTTTAATAATTGAGGGTCAATCATTCCGAATTCCAAATCAATTACCACTTTTAGAAATATTGAAAAAAAACGGACCTGCTTTTGTAACAAGCGCAAATATTTCCAATCAAAAACTACTTAATTTTGTCGCAGCAAGAAAAAAATTTTGGCAAATTTGTAAAATTTTCAATTTTCAAGAAGGATCTGGAAAACCTTCGAAAATTTATGATATTGATACAAAAAAATGAATTAGAAAATAAAAATAAAAAAATCTCTTAAAAGAGATTTTGCAAAATATTTTGATATGGTGGGAACGAATGGGATCGAACCATCGACCTCACGATTATCAGTCGTGTGCTCTAACCATCTGAGCTACGCTCCCATAAATTACTAATTATAATGATTTTTTTAATAATTCACCATAATTATGATACATTTTTTGCAAAAAAAAAAAAAAAATTAACGTTTTGAAAATTGACGCGCTCTTCTGGCTTTCCGTAACCCAAATTTTTTGCGTTCTTTTGCCCTAGCATCACGAGTTAACATCCCCGCAACTTTTAATTCAGGTCGATAATCAGCAGAAACCTTTAACAATGCTCTCGCAATTCCGAGCCTAATAGCTCCAGCTTGCCCTGAAGCCCCGCCACCGTAAGCGTTAACTCTAATATTAAATTCTGACATTGTGTTTGTTATTGATAGTGGCTGTAATGCGTCTTTAATTAAAATATCTGATTTTAAATATTCTTTTGCTATTCGGTTGTTAATTTTAAACTGTCCATCCCCGTGATTCAAAATAACGCGTGCAACTGATGATTTTCTTCT
The sequence above is a segment of the Mesomycoplasma flocculare ATCC 27399 genome. Coding sequences within it:
- the leuS gene encoding leucine--tRNA ligase, yielding MLDHRIIEKKWQNYWYKNNVFQTTDSSKKKFYILDMFPYPSASGLHLGHPIGYTASDIVARFKRLNGFDVLHPMGWDAFGLPAEQYAIKTGNHPGGFTKKNIKNFKKQIISFGFSYDWNKEVNTSDPEFYEQTQWIFKLLYKANLAEIRDVEVNWCPELGTVLANEELKRDKNGNFVSERGNFPVVLKKMKQWVLKITEYAQKLLDGLDDVSFPDSLKTLQRKWIGKSEGWKVKFPFKNKEGFLEIFTTRIETFYGVSFLAISPLHSFAQELAKKNAEISQFIKRNSFLSPKLQSKTTGIFTNLYVKHPLNSCKIPIYIANYVINDYASSAIMGVPAHNLNDLEFARIFKINYISVINSENLLINSAEFNGKNSEKAKNLIFEKLKSMNLAEKSITFRLKDWVFSRQRYWGEPFPVYFDETGKIYLEEKIVKLPYKDKITPSGDMQSPLASIKDWVFFEKDGKTYRRETNTMPQWAGSSWYYLAFILKEKDKYLKLNTKPAFEKFQKWLPVDLYIGGQEHAVGHLIYSRFWHKVLFEAGVVPNSEPFKKIIHQGMLLGPDGQKMSKSKGNVINPSQVIEEYGADSVRLFLMFMGPISENRIWDENGLKSIYNWIQRVIRTILTDYEIEESLEKDHEFTYFFNNFVFEITALIESFKFNVAISKLMAYINFLNKKQKIPSKKYLTDFLIIFSVFAPHIAEELLEKLGEKPLNLQSWPQFDKSKIVKYTYNLPVSVNGKNRAILELNEAKSKDEIIEIAKKDCKIRKYLNGMQISKVIFIPKKILNFIVKSI
- the uvrB gene encoding excinuclease ABC subunit UvrB, whose product is MFVKKEFKKFKLNAKYKPNGDQPKAIKSLIEGIKSGKKSQILMGVTGSGKTFTMANVIAHFNKPVIILSHNKTLASQLYTEFKEFFPENRVEFYISYFDFYRPEAYLPTKDVYLEKTSKTNFDLETMRMAALNALMMRNDTIVIASVAAIYGTINPDEYQDNFLVLEINQEIKPSELALKLARIMYENNSLEQKPGVFSLKGEILEIFPAWNDTFKIRIEFFGNLIEAINTIHPISKKIIKSYNSYIIYPASAYSVKKNIIDHAIKTIKVELEEQLEFFEKNNKLVEKQRLKERVNNDIDSLSEFGICSGIENYARHIDGRQKGEKPFCLLDYLPKDGLIFIDESHIMVAQIRGMYEGDRSRKQNLVDFGFRLPSALDNRPLKLNEFEKYSQSKIYVSATPANYEIDKTNGEIVSQIIRPTGLIDPEIIVEKTENQMEKIFQLLLKQKEKNERSLILTTTKRLAEEISKYLQEQKVQKVYYLHSEMTTFERDEVIIKLRKGIYDAIVGINLLREGVDIPEVSLIFVLEADLPSFLRSKSSLIQIIGRTARNDHGKVILFADKITDVIAKVIEDNKNKRRIQIEYNKKNNIIPKTIKKPIPESINPNSLNISKIFREKLNNKKEMESYIKILEKEMKIAADENRFEEAIQIRDLIAEIKLKIE
- a CDS encoding L-threonylcarbamoyladenylate synthase, yielding MKYFKNFLLWLSSENLIAKNQVFQEKVAKNKVFCLKLANNLHILLWKYDFEKALICIENNEDFTNWFDKNFRVFETEIEKYSKLFLCTTDTVPGIGSFYENLDFMALFAIKNRDFSKKIVTLVANLGQIKPLITKKNYQKLKKISKNFWPGATTLIIEGQSFRIPNQLPLLEILKKNGPAFVTSANISNQKLLNFVAARKKFWQICKIFNFQEGSGKPSKIYDIDTKKWIRK
- the rpsI gene encoding 30S ribosomal protein S9; this translates as MNRTELSYYGTGRRKSSVARVILNHGDGQFKINNRIAKEYLKSDILIKDALQPLSITNTMSEFNIRVNAYGGGASGQAGAIRLGIARALLKVSADYRPELKVAGMLTRDARAKERKKFGLRKARRARQFSKR